The window AAGCACTGTTAATTCAGCACACTAGTATTAGACAGTTATAGGTTATAACACTACTTATGTAAAGTATTTTTGGGCTAGCCAGATTCTTTTTAATAGCATTTAGAATGACAGAGTCTACATATTGAACACtaaacaatacatttatttaaaataagaaaaagaatatTGTGTACTTAATTATTAATTGGAAATGTGGTATTCCTTACTAGAAACATTGATCTTGCTTAGTATTACAGTGTAGAGACATCCTGTAGTTTGTAGATCAACTAGAAACTTTTCCCATTCTCATAACtgcatttttaatttcatgAACATTCTCCCTTTACAAAGGGTCAACCTTGTTAAAGGCTAGTTATTCAATTTATTTGAGTAATATTTGAATGATATATGCATTGTTTAATTGTGTATATAACCACCAGTACATATAGGCATATAGTTGCAATTATAACTTTAGTTCTTGACTAGAACATGTTTGGTTCCATGTGCTTATATAGGgtatgtttatgtatatctatatatttattacagggCGATATAAGGAACATTAGTGTGAATTGAACACTGTAATAGAGAATGCATGTCCCAGATGTTGTGTTTCATTTAGCATCATATGGAATGTCTGGACAAGAAATGGTAagtatatactatatacatgaaatttataattttaaaatgagtaTAAACtaagtgtttttaaaagtagtttttgatttcattgataatttgttgtaatattttacttACTAAAATTCACAACAATTTTGTATGTGTTATACCATACAAATTTATCATAAAGCTGTTCAAGGGTACATTATAATCTTAACCTAAGCATTTAATTCATGCTtattgaagaaaagaaaattaatttagtgTCAGAGGGCATCCCTTGCAGTAAGGGTatgcattttgttgttgtttgaaaaaacataataaagacAGTCAGAAATGAATATCAGGTATATATATTGGTTGTTATGTTCCTATATAGAAATGTTTACCTTATGATTGAATAATTGAATGTCATTATGTCAAGTTAAAGCAATTGCCGGGGCTAGTGATTTAAGGGATGATGTTAACCTTCTCTTTCTCAGTTAGATAGACGAAAAAATAGAGGAAGTTAACATTAAAGGCACTAAAAAATGTCATAAAGGGTAGGTAGCTTAAATTCTCATcatatataatcatatagtttACAATAGCTGCCATCACATATGGGGTTAGATATCTAGTATACACCAGTACTTATAATGTAGTGTTTGGTGGTCAAATCATCAGAAATGGCGATGAGTCATTGCCATACTTTCCATTGGATCAGGTATTATTGATTTAGTGAATTGTTTACAAATTCAAAATCTGTTAGCATGTAGACTATTATAGCTGGTCTAAATCAATTGCTGAACAAGCTGTGTTAACAGCTAACAACTCCATATTACCAAGAGGAAGAAACCTTAAAGTGTGTGCCTTGAGATGTGCTGGCATATATGGTGAAGGAGAGCGGAGACACTTACCTAGAATTGTAGTCAGTAAATAATTTATTCTTACTTGAATCTGAtctctgttattttttaaagagaTACATTGAGAAAggacttttttgttttacttatgGTAGTAAAGATGCCAAAGTAGATTTTCTGCATGTTGATAACTTTACACAAGCTCACATCAAAGCAGCCACAGCACTTTCTCTACCCAATTCCACTGTGGTCAGTTTGTACTTTATTGAAGTTGTCAtgttatatttgtataattctaATTTGGCATGGTTTTGTTCTTTCTATAGCCAGgctgtgtttattttatatctgACAATAATCCTGTCAACAATTTTGAATTCTTTCGCCCATTGGTAAAATCATAATCCTAAAACTACAtgtctatattttttatttatttcagattgAGGGATTGGGATATTCATATCCCACTATGAAATtgccattttattta of the Gigantopelta aegis isolate Gae_Host unplaced genomic scaffold, Gae_host_genome ctg3330_pilon_pilon, whole genome shotgun sequence genome contains:
- the LOC121392049 gene encoding LOW QUALITY PROTEIN: short-chain dehydrogenase/reductase family 42E member 1-like (The sequence of the model RefSeq protein was modified relative to this genomic sequence to represent the inferred CDS: inserted 2 bases in 1 codon), encoding MHVPDVVFHLASYGMSGQEMVNEKIEEVNIKGTKKSAITYGVRYLVYTSTYNVVFGGQIIRNGDESLPYFPLDQHVDYYSWSKSIAEQAVLTANNSILPRGRNLKVCALRCAGIYGEGERRHLPRIVRYIEKGLFCFTYGSKDAKVDFLHVDNFTQAHIKAATALSLPNSTVPGCVYFISDNNPVNNFEFFRPLIEGLGYSYPTMKLPFYLIYSVAYMIEIIHRLIGRYYNFQPLLTRAEVLKTGVTHYFSIEKATTDLGYLPIKKNLDXVVKFFLDQGHGRKQSKIAQY